DNA sequence from the Mauremys mutica isolate MM-2020 ecotype Southern chromosome 9, ASM2049712v1, whole genome shotgun sequence genome:
TTTAGTGAAACCACTAGGTATGAGACATAATATAGCTAGGGAAACTTCTGTAAATGAGGACCTTAGTAAAGACTACATGACTGACTTATCTCTCTGTATTTTCCATTTCCAGTGCCCATGTACTTACCTTTCCTCCTTGTTGGGTCCATATTTGTGGCTTTCATTGTCATTGGGGCCTTCATTGGTATTTGCTGCTGTAGATGCCTGAAATCCCAGGATGAAGAGCAGCAACATGGGCCTGCACCAATCCAGAGTCGGCTGCTGGAAGCTGCTGCTCCTCCTTGGTTCTCCAGTTCCAGCTCCAGTTCAGCCACCAGATGCTCCTTGGGTAGTCATCCTCAGACCAATAACATCTGCCTGAGCATGGCTCCACCTTTTCCCATCATAGGGTCCTCTCAAGGAGCCCAGTTCTTGCCTCCTACATCAACCAATGGATCCCTTTTGCAGCCTGTGTGTACTAATTATGGAATACCAATGGATCATACTATCATAACAACTCCAGCATCTTTCCTTAATAGAGCAGTCTATGGACAAACTTCTTATTATCATTTTCCTGTAAGTGCCATGCATGGTGACCAAACAATGTACTCAGGAGCTCATGTCTAAGATGACTTGTAACTGCAGAACTCCATATTATAAAAATGTAGGGTGCTTTTTAGACAAAGTAACAAATGGGAAGTAACACAAACTTCTGAAATCATTAGCATGTGTGAAATGAGAATCCTGTCTTTATATCTATTTCGGAAAAATAGGTCTCATTTTAATTAACTAGTTAATTCAGTATGTACTATCTTGGGGCTCAGGTTCAGTCTCCATGGTTCATTCATTTCTTGGCATGTTTTCTCATGGTAGGGCTAATCTTAGTGGGGGTTTTAATTGTGGACAGCTGCCCAGTGGGAATTGGAGCAACATTGCCGTACTTCTTCCCATAAGCAGCAAACAGCCAGCTGATCTTGGAACTCCTGGTCAGTTACTAACTTAGGCTGAATTTGAACCCAGCTACCTACAGGGCTTTCTTACACATTACCAAATGCCTTAGCCATTCTGCAATCTTAATAAGACTCCATAcctttatatttaaaatacttgTAGAGTACTTTCTCTGATTAAAAACTACTGGTTTTatcttaaagggacattgtcaaatCATGTCTTTGCCTAAATTTTTATCTACATCTGACTGTTGCAACACAAGCTTATTCTAAGCAAAAGGGATTAGAGAGGAGAATAAAGTGTCTTGTTTTTGACTATACTATGCTGGTATTAGCATTAtgcatagtcagtttcactgttgatTGCATGGGCCCATATTGATGGTGAACAAAATAATGTTCAGAAAATGTGAATGACTGCAAAAGCAAAAGTTGGAAGAGGGACTAGAAAGCAGGTGGAGTATCTGAAActattttttacattttcccccCCCAAATTGCTGGATGTCAAGTTCATGGTGACTGTAAGACTGAACATGTTGCTGAAGAGCTGTCAGTTAAGTGCTGCTACACGAGCAGCTTTTAGGCCAAACCTTTTTGTAAAATGCACTTTGTGTCTGTGCAGAttattggggaaaaaataattttgtgcTGGTGTATGTGTTGCTCTCAGTCTTGTAATGGTTTAGTGAGGCTCTAGCTATGCAACATCGACAAAAAGAGACCCATTAACTGATAAGACATTATGAAAAGGCTTTTTTATAACTGGGTGGTAAAAAGGAGTGAAATGTGGCAAGACCCTCCACCTGTATAACACTACTTCTTTTGTCTTTAGCTTCTAGTAGAGAAGAAAACCCTCTCTATTTTGACTTAAAATACTGTTTACACTCTCAATAAGGAATTATCTTCAGATGTGCACTGCCTAACTGCAGCCATCCTTCACAGCAGGAGTTAACAG
Encoded proteins:
- the LOC123377525 gene encoding protein shisa-1-like, which gives rise to MERGPLCVLVLLLTRGSTSGQDGEYCHGWEDGSQLWHRGFRCPEHYDSPEATLCCGTCNLRYCCSTREARLDQGLCPSDHHQTSPKPPSVPMYLPFLLVGSIFVAFIVIGAFIGICCCRCLKSQDEEQQHGPAPIQSRLLEAAAPPWFSSSSSSSATRCSLGSHPQTNNICLSMAPPFPIIGSSQGAQFLPPTSTNGSLLQPVYYWGKNNFVLVYVLLSVL